From one Mycolicibacterium sp. HK-90 genomic stretch:
- a CDS encoding thiolase family protein yields the protein MTGFAGRDAVIVGAVRTPVGKGKPNGALHGVLPADLLAHSLRELVQRTGVDPVLIDDVIAGAVTQVGDQAVNIGRNALLGAGFPESVPGTTVDRQCGSSQQAISFAAQGVLAGAYDIVIAAGVESMSRVPMGTSVLPGSDPFGLDMAARYPDGLVPQGISAELIAAKWNLSRAQLDEFSAASHEKAARATKEGLFEAELAPIAGLSTDEIIRPGTSVETLAGLKPAFYNEAYAARFPQINWEITPGNSSPLSDGSAAVMITSGETAKKLGLRPLARIHTTTVVGSDPLYMLTGVIPATEKVLARAGLTLADIDLFEVNEAFAPVVLSWAHDVGADLTKTNVNGGAIAIGHPLGASGARIMTTLVNALDQRGGRYGLQTMCEGGGMANATIIERLG from the coding sequence ATGACCGGATTCGCAGGTCGAGACGCCGTGATCGTGGGAGCGGTCCGCACCCCCGTCGGCAAGGGCAAGCCCAACGGCGCACTGCACGGCGTGCTGCCCGCGGATCTGCTGGCACACAGCCTGCGCGAGCTCGTGCAGCGCACCGGCGTCGACCCCGTGCTCATCGACGACGTCATCGCGGGCGCCGTCACACAGGTCGGCGACCAGGCGGTCAACATCGGCCGCAACGCACTGCTCGGCGCCGGATTCCCCGAGTCCGTACCGGGCACCACCGTGGACCGCCAATGCGGAAGTTCGCAGCAGGCAATCAGTTTCGCCGCCCAGGGCGTGTTGGCCGGCGCCTACGACATCGTGATCGCCGCGGGCGTGGAGTCCATGTCACGGGTTCCGATGGGCACCTCCGTCCTACCCGGAAGCGACCCGTTCGGGCTCGACATGGCCGCCCGCTACCCGGATGGACTTGTCCCCCAAGGGATCAGTGCCGAACTGATCGCCGCCAAGTGGAATCTGTCCCGGGCCCAGCTCGACGAGTTCTCCGCCGCCAGCCACGAGAAGGCGGCCCGGGCCACCAAGGAAGGGCTGTTCGAGGCCGAACTCGCGCCGATCGCCGGGTTGAGCACCGACGAGATCATCCGCCCCGGCACTTCCGTCGAGACCCTGGCCGGGTTGAAACCGGCGTTCTACAACGAGGCGTACGCGGCCCGCTTCCCCCAGATCAACTGGGAGATCACCCCGGGCAACTCGTCACCCTTGTCCGACGGCAGTGCGGCGGTGATGATCACCAGTGGCGAGACGGCCAAGAAGCTTGGCCTGCGCCCACTGGCCCGCATCCACACCACCACGGTGGTGGGATCGGATCCGCTCTACATGCTCACCGGTGTCATCCCGGCCACCGAAAAGGTGCTGGCGCGTGCGGGTTTGACACTGGCCGACATCGACCTCTTCGAGGTCAACGAGGCGTTCGCGCCTGTCGTGCTGTCCTGGGCCCACGATGTGGGTGCGGATCTCACCAAGACCAATGTCAACGGCGGTGCCATCGCGATCGGGCATCCCCTGGGCGCCAGCGGGGCACGCATCATGACCACCCTGGTCAATGCCCTCGACCAGCGCGGCGGACGCTACGGCTTGCAGACCATGTGTGAGGGTGGCGGCATGGCCAACGCCACGATCATCGAACGGCTCGGCTAG
- a CDS encoding helix-turn-helix domain-containing protein, with amino-acid sequence MGMLQGKLADRDSWSAVGHCPIETTMGQVGAKSAMLIMREAYYGTTRFDDFWRRVGITKAAASARLNDLVQAGLLERRPYQEPGQRSRDEYVLTESGVDFMPVVWSLFEWGRRHIPPGTPLRLAHAGCGAHAGVEIRCEEGHHVPADELVVRVERSTS; translated from the coding sequence GTGGGAATGCTGCAGGGCAAGTTGGCCGATCGCGACAGCTGGTCGGCGGTGGGACACTGCCCGATCGAGACGACGATGGGCCAGGTCGGCGCCAAATCGGCGATGCTGATCATGCGCGAGGCCTACTACGGCACCACCCGGTTCGACGACTTCTGGCGACGGGTTGGAATCACGAAGGCAGCCGCGTCGGCACGGCTCAACGACCTGGTGCAGGCCGGGCTGCTCGAACGGCGGCCGTATCAGGAGCCGGGTCAGCGTAGCCGCGACGAATATGTGCTGACCGAATCCGGTGTGGATTTCATGCCGGTGGTGTGGTCGCTGTTCGAATGGGGACGTCGCCACATTCCACCCGGCACCCCGCTGCGGCTCGCCCACGCCGGATGTGGTGCCCACGCCGGTGTCGAGATCCGCTGCGAGGAGGGGCACCACGTGCCCGCCGACGAACTCGTCGTGCGCGTCGAGCGCTCCACGTCGTGA
- a CDS encoding DUF4253 domain-containing protein, translated as MTTGTRALGILAAHGQWRIEPGLTAAELDSLESRFELRLNDDHREFLSAGLPVGSGWPDWRNADEVTLRMHIGRPVRELLQAVREGQLWLENWGRRPHSDREAVTRASRALAEQPRVVPVYGVAFLRQGPRPDPTVWAVQDHTVTAVGADLVDLARMLTGQSVDAPAGTADVPFVPSPAELDVVALAIPPFSPDPDSAAPVAVRPPTDPASAFAAFGVELSTLTRHDDVLAPHAPMWTLSVDPSGPGVSLWESVRARFSDTGLWPVLLTDRTWHRIGLDGIADDTPVLTAALDGARWLENEFRDRTADCDIARAEISFRPRTGGDWKQSFVDFDHRREYTTLALVPTPADWYVPGLLQWSGAVNSDVLGIGHAAVLRRWAHRYRTEVIALGDEFLTLRASAPPADEAAGLAAALEAWMYCDDAVNTQAGSLDALASMLTDQLWTFWWD; from the coding sequence GTGACCACCGGTACCCGCGCACTGGGGATCCTGGCCGCACACGGTCAATGGCGCATCGAACCGGGACTCACCGCAGCCGAACTGGACTCCCTGGAATCACGATTCGAGCTGCGGCTCAACGACGACCACCGCGAATTCCTGTCGGCGGGATTGCCTGTCGGCTCCGGCTGGCCGGACTGGCGCAACGCCGACGAGGTGACGTTGCGCATGCATATCGGCCGGCCGGTGCGGGAGTTGTTGCAGGCCGTGCGTGAAGGCCAACTCTGGCTTGAGAATTGGGGCCGACGTCCACACAGCGACCGCGAGGCCGTCACGCGTGCCAGTCGAGCGTTGGCCGAGCAACCACGCGTGGTTCCGGTATATGGCGTCGCGTTCCTGCGGCAGGGCCCCCGTCCGGATCCGACCGTCTGGGCCGTTCAGGACCACACCGTGACGGCGGTGGGCGCCGACCTCGTCGACCTGGCCAGAATGCTGACGGGGCAATCCGTCGATGCTCCCGCCGGTACCGCCGATGTGCCATTCGTGCCGTCGCCGGCCGAACTGGACGTGGTGGCGTTGGCGATTCCGCCGTTTTCGCCCGATCCTGATTCGGCGGCACCGGTCGCGGTGCGGCCGCCGACCGATCCGGCATCGGCGTTCGCCGCGTTCGGAGTCGAACTGAGCACCCTGACTCGCCATGACGACGTGCTGGCGCCCCACGCACCCATGTGGACCCTGTCGGTGGACCCTTCGGGCCCGGGGGTGTCGTTGTGGGAATCCGTGCGCGCCCGGTTTTCCGACACCGGACTGTGGCCCGTGCTCTTGACCGACCGTACGTGGCACCGGATCGGTCTGGACGGTATCGCCGACGACACTCCGGTGCTCACTGCCGCTCTCGATGGCGCCCGCTGGCTGGAGAACGAATTCCGGGATCGGACAGCGGATTGCGACATCGCGCGGGCGGAGATCTCGTTTCGGCCCCGCACCGGCGGGGACTGGAAACAGTCGTTCGTCGACTTCGACCATCGCCGCGAGTACACCACACTCGCACTTGTCCCCACGCCGGCCGACTGGTACGTACCGGGTTTGCTGCAGTGGTCGGGTGCGGTCAACTCCGATGTTCTCGGCATCGGCCATGCGGCCGTACTACGCCGGTGGGCACACCGGTACCGCACCGAGGTGATCGCCCTCGGCGACGAATTCCTGACGCTGCGGGCATCCGCCCCGCCGGCCGACGAGGCGGCGGGATTGGCTGCCGCGCTGGAGGCCTGGATGTACTGCGACGACGCGGTCAACACCCAGGCCGGATCCCTCGACGCACTGGCCTCCATGCTGACCGACCAGCTTTGGACGTTCTGGTGGGACTGA
- a CDS encoding DUF389 domain-containing protein: protein MLHLRVLAPADLRDPILNVLHDEPGVAHVVLLAGAAVDPEGDQITADVAREAVNNVVERLKSLDVHHFGAITLEPLDTVLSSAAHHAEDAAEGDAADAVIWDELISRTREESSLNVTFLMFLCIACLLAAVGVVTDSAITVVGAMVVGPEFGPLAALAVALVQRRMSLARRAGAALVIGFPVAMIVTALATLGFEALGWVQLATINELTAVDFIFQVGPFSLVVALLAGAAGMLSLVSSKSAALVGVFISVTTVPAAGFAVVAATVGDWGVAASSVLQLVVNLVGITVAGVLVLTLYRRTRA from the coding sequence GTGCTGCACTTACGCGTCCTAGCGCCGGCCGACCTGCGCGACCCGATTCTCAACGTTCTGCACGACGAACCCGGGGTCGCCCACGTCGTGCTGCTGGCCGGCGCCGCGGTGGATCCCGAAGGGGATCAGATCACCGCCGACGTCGCCCGGGAAGCCGTCAACAACGTCGTGGAGCGGCTGAAATCCCTTGATGTGCACCACTTCGGCGCAATCACCCTGGAGCCGCTCGACACGGTGCTGTCGAGCGCGGCGCACCACGCCGAGGACGCCGCGGAGGGCGACGCGGCCGACGCGGTGATCTGGGACGAGCTGATCTCGCGGACGCGCGAAGAGTCCAGCCTGAATGTGACGTTTCTGATGTTCCTATGCATCGCCTGCCTCCTGGCCGCCGTCGGCGTGGTCACCGATTCGGCCATCACGGTGGTCGGGGCGATGGTCGTGGGCCCCGAGTTCGGGCCGTTGGCGGCGCTCGCCGTCGCGCTGGTGCAGCGCCGGATGTCACTGGCCAGGCGTGCCGGTGCAGCGCTGGTGATCGGGTTTCCGGTGGCGATGATCGTCACCGCGCTGGCCACTTTGGGCTTCGAGGCCCTGGGCTGGGTGCAGCTGGCCACGATCAATGAGCTCACCGCCGTCGACTTCATCTTCCAGGTGGGCCCGTTCTCGCTCGTCGTCGCGCTGCTCGCCGGTGCGGCCGGCATGCTGTCGCTCGTCTCGTCGAAATCAGCGGCCCTGGTGGGCGTGTTCATCTCGGTGACGACGGTGCCTGCCGCGGGCTTTGCGGTGGTGGCCGCGACCGTGGGGGATTGGGGCGTCGCCGCCAGCTCCGTCCTGCAACTGGTGGTGAACCTGGTGGGCATCACCGTGGCCGGGGTCCTGGTGCTCACGCTGTACCGCCGTACCCGAGCCTGA